One Microcaecilia unicolor chromosome 8, aMicUni1.1, whole genome shotgun sequence DNA window includes the following coding sequences:
- the LOC115476853 gene encoding F-box/LRR-repeat protein 21-like, whose product MTSQSPLAEAFSDYCVIQGHRRDLLKHRGLAGVHQHWQCNIELVKRSHIKAQDYSKDGCMLSEAFQICRTKQSRPSVKTEIRVLQVPPGMKMQKTGLLSSVLSKSQIQASLLDWGNLPDHVVLQVFQYLPLVDRARASSVCRQWNEVFHIPDLWRKFEFELNQPATSYLKSTHPDLIQQIIKKHAGHLQYVSFKVDSCTESAEAACDILSQLVNCSIKTLGLISTAKPSFMNISKSHFISALTVVFVNSKCLSSIKIDDTPVDDPSLKVLVANNSDTLKLLKMNSCPHVSPAGILCVADQCHGLRELALNYHLLSDELLLALSSEKHVRLEHLRVNVVSENPGQTLFHTIKKQSWDALIKHSPKVNIVMYFFLYEEEFDAFFREEMPVTHLYFGRAVSKAMLGRIGLNCPRLIELVICANGLQPLDEELIRIAERCKNLTAMGLGECEVTCSGFVEFVKMCGGRLTQLSIMEEVLIPDNQYNLEQIHSEVSKHLGRMWFPDMMPTW is encoded by the exons ATGACGTCACAGTCGCCTCTGGCTGAAGCCTTCAGTGATTACTGCGTCATCCAA GGCCATAGAAGGGACCTCCTGAAGCATCGTGGACTGGCAGGTGTTCACCAGCACTGGCAGTGCAATATTGAGTTGGTAAAGAGAAGTCACATCAAAGCTCAAGATTACAGCAAGGACGGGTGTATGCTATCGGAAGCTTTCCAAATCTGCAG AACGAAGCAGAGTAGACCAAGTGTTAAAACTGAGATCCGAGTTCTCCAAGTGCCACCAGGAATGAAAATGCAAAAGACTGGCTTGCTCTCCTCCGTGCTAAGCAAATCCCAAATTCAAGCCTCCTTGCTAGACTGGGGAAATCTGCCTGATCATGTGGTCCTGCAAGTTTTTCAGTATCTCCCTTTAGTGGACCGAGCACGCGCATCTTCGGTTTGTAGACAGTGGAATGAGGTTTTTCATATTCCTGACTTATGGAGGAAATTTGAGTTTGAACTGAATCAGCCAGCCACTTCCTACCTAAAGTCTACACATCCTGATCTCATCCAGCAGATTATTAAAAAGCATGCTGGCCATCTGCAGTATGTGAGCTTCAAG GTTGACAGCTGTACTGAATCTGCAGAAGCAGCTTGTGACATCCTCTCTCAGCTGGTTAATTGTTCAATCAAGACATTGGGCTTAATTTCAACAGCAAAACCAAGTTTTATGAATATTTCCAAG TCCCATTTCATATCAGCTCTGACTGTGGTTTTTGTCAACTCAAAGTGCTTGTCTTCTATCAAGATCGATGATACCCCAGTGGATGATCCTTCATTGAAGGTTCTTGTGGCCAATAACAGTGATACATTAAAACTTCTAAAAATGAACAGCTGTCCTCATGTGTCGCCTGCGG GGATTCTTTGTGTGGCAGATCAATGTCATGGGCTCAGAGAACTGGCTTTGAATTATCACCTTTTAAGTGATGAATTACTCTTGGCCCTTTCCAGTGAGAAACATGTTCGTCTTGAGCATCTCCGCGTCAATGTTGTGAGTGAGAATCCTGGACAAACCCTGTTTCACACTATTAAGAAGCAAAGCTGGGATGCGCTTATCAAGCATTCTCCCAAGGTCAACATTGTCATGTACTTCTTTCTGTATGAAGAGGAGTTTGATGCATTCTTCCGAGAAGAAATGCCTGTCACCCACCTTTACTTTGGTCGTGCAGTAAGCAAAGCAATGCTAGGCCGGATAGGGCTGAATTGCCCGCGGTTAATTGAGTTAGTCATCTGCGCTAATGGGCTTCAGCCGCTGGATGAAGAGCTCATTCGTATTGCCGAACGCTGCAAAAATCTAACAGCCATGGGCCTTGGGGAGTGTGAAGTTACCTGCAGTGGCTTTGTGGAGTTTGTCAAGATGTGTGGAGGCAGGCTCACCCAGCTTTCCATTATGGAGGAAGTTCTCATTCCAGACAACCAATACAACTTGGAGCAAATTCATTCTGAGGTCTCTAAGCACCTTGGAAGAATGTGGTTTCCTGATATGATGCCTACTTGGTAA